Within Aspergillus oryzae RIB40 DNA, chromosome 2, the genomic segment TTGTACTTGTGCTGGTAAGCGTTTTATAGTGAGACATGGAGGGGCTTATCCTTATATAGAGCCTCAAACGTTATCTTGGAAAGCCGCCGCTTAGCATAAATACTTTACCAGGTAATCTTTCTAAAATGGACCCCAAATCCAACTAGGTCTAGATTACGCTTTGGAGATGCCTGAAACTTAGCGGTGAGCAATACGAACTCAAAGTTGAAGAACTCCACATGGCGCAGAAAGCCATAATCCGGAGTAGATACCAACTGTAGTTAAAGCCCAACTCTAGTTAATGCGGCAGAGACCCCACATTGCGACCGttttcatcctcaacagaAAAATGCCAAGAAACATGGCCAGCAGCTTCAGATAGAGTCATGGTGGCGTGGTGTTCATGTACGCTGAAGGAGATATCTCGGGAGAATCCCAATGTGCAATGTGCGTGGGGAGTGCCTGCATTAGAGTTGCACCACTGACCTTTCAACCTATCACGAATGCCACCCATGCTGCAAGGATGCAACCGAAGATTATTGCAGTCTACGACGTAATCTGCCAAAGAGCCACTATTGAACCGTCTCGTGGGGGGCCCCACCTCTCGACTGCTAAACCGTCGACGCACGGCCTGCTTGGCCTCGTGTCATCCTGTTGTCAGACTGGAGACTAAGGATAGTCGAACTACCGGTAACATGTTAGGGGGGCTTAGACTCCATATAAAATGTGCGGAGTCGCCCGTTGTGCCCAGTTACCCCTCCACCCCTCGGCACTCAAAATAATTGTACGAGGCTTAGTCCGAAATTAATTCATCATGTCGTTGGATATCACTGTAACGTTTGCGACTGAACTACTGTGATGCTTCTCTCTAACTCAGCTACAGACCTTCTATAACGTTATTAATAACGAACtgaccaccaccgccgaaACGCGCCATGGAATCAACCCCGCTAATCAACAACCGAACCCCGAGGTCCCAGTTTCGACCGCCGCGGATCTGGACAAGGCTGTGAGCGCTGCTCGCCAGGCATTCAAGTCATGGTCCCGGACATCAGTGGAGGAGCGGCGTAAGGCGCTGAGCGCTTTTGCTGACGCTATCGAGGCGAACAAGGATTCCCTGGCCAAGCTACTGACCCAGGAGCAAGGAAAGCCATTAGACCAAGCATCTGGTGAAGTTGATAACGCCGTCATTTGGGCACGAGCTATCCCTAAGATTGAGGTCCCGGAGACAGTGATtgaggagaatgaagagcgCAAGGTGATCCAGAGGCACATTCCCATCGGTGTTGGAGGTGCCATTGTGCCCTGGAACTTCCCCATCATGTTGGCGGTCGGAAAGATCATTCCTGCAGTGTACACTGGTAACACCATCATTGTTAAGCCGTCGCCCTTCACTCCTTACTGCAACCTGAAGCTCGGAGAGCTTGCTGCCCGTTGTTTCCCACCAGGTGTGGTGCAGGTGTTGAGCGGCGGTGATGACCTCGGTCCAATGATCACCGAGCACCCAGGTATCGACAAGATCAGCTTCACTGGTTCTAGTTTGACCGGTCGCCGTGTCATGGCCAGTTGCGCCAAGACGCTGAAGCGAGTTACTTTGGAACTCGGTGGCAACGACCCTTCCATTATCTGTGAGGATGTTGACATCGATGCTATCATTCCGAAGGTAAGAGAGATAGTCTTTTTGCTATCTTACCGACTATGGCTAATTTTATCAGGTCGGTGTTCTCAGCTTCCTGTGCTCCAGTCAAATCTGCATGATGATCAAGCGTCTTTATGTGCACGAGAAGATCTACGATGAATTCCGTGACAAGCTTGTCGCATTTGTGAAGAACCTGAAGCTAGGCGAAGGCACCGAGCCCGATGTCTTCTTCGGTCCCCTCCAGAACAGCATGCAATTCGGCAAAGCCCGCAATCTCATCGAGCACATTGCATCCGAAGGGCTGAACTCCGTTTTGGGAGGTTCTATCCCGGATTCGAAGGGCTTCTTCGTCCCGCCCACTATCGTCGACAACCCACCCGAGAACTCGCGCGTTGTCCAGGAGGAGCCCTTCGCGCCTATTCTGCCCATTCTCAAGTGGTCCGAGGAGGCGGACGTGATCGCACGCGCGAACGACACCGAGTATGGACTTGGAGCATCGGTCTGGACTAATGATTTCGAGCGCGGTCAGCGAATTGCGCGCCAGCTTGAAGCCGGTAACGTGTGGGTGAATACACACTTTATGGTGCAGCCTAATGTACCATTTGGTGGACACAAGTCGAGTGGAATTGGTTCTGAGTGGGGTGTGACTGGATTGACTGGGTGGTGCAACACTCAGGCGTTGTATTTCAATAAGAAAGCATGAGTGGATATGACTTGCATATATGTCGAAGTGGATTTTAAGCGACAACAATA encodes:
- a CDS encoding aldehyde dehydrogenase family protein (NAD-dependent aldehyde dehydrogenases); its protein translation is MSLDITTFYNVINNELTTTAETRHGINPANQQPNPEVPVSTAADLDKAVSAARQAFKSWSRTSVEERRKALSAFADAIEANKDSLAKLLTQEQGKPLDQASGEVDNAVIWARAIPKIEVPETVIEENEERKVIQRHIPIGVGGAIVPWNFPIMLAVGKIIPAVYTGNTIIVKPSPFTPYCNLKLGELAARCFPPGVVQVLSGGDDLGPMITEHPGIDKISFTGSSLTGRRVMASCAKTLKRVTLELGGNDPSIICEDVDIDAIIPKVGVLSFLCSSQICMMIKRLYVHEKIYDEFRDKLVAFVKNLKLGEGTEPDVFFGPLQNSMQFGKARNLIEHIASEGLNSVLGGSIPDSKGFFVPPTIVDNPPENSRVVQEEPFAPILPILKWSEEADVIARANDTEYGLGASVWTNDFERGQRIARQLEAGNVWVNTHFMVQPNVPFGGHKSSGIGSEWGVTGLTGWCNTQALYFNKKA